In one Thermosipho ferrireducens genomic region, the following are encoded:
- a CDS encoding thioredoxin family protein: MKIMYFKNDNCSVCRAVLPKIEIIAKEYNINFEIIDVVTNPEIAGQMLVFTVPTLIFIDQGVELKRFSRNFGILEIKNFIECKW, encoded by the coding sequence ATGAAGATAATGTATTTTAAAAACGATAATTGCTCTGTATGTAGAGCCGTTCTTCCAAAAATAGAAATTATTGCAAAAGAATATAACATTAACTTTGAAATTATTGATGTTGTAACAAATCCAGAAATAGCAGGCCAGATGTTGGTGTTCACTGTACCAACTTTAATTTTCATTGATCAGGGAGTTGAACTAAAAAGATTTTCAAGAAACTTTGGTATACTGGAAATAAAAAATTTTATTGAATGTAAATGGTAA
- a CDS encoding ArsB/NhaD family transporter, with the protein MQLESVFTLLIVVIAYGFIIFGRKNKAAITFGLALVIAAFKFVKGIEFENISRIVDFDTLSLLTGMMIIVAFLSKSGFFEFFSVKVVKIGGKRFYLTLSFLMVIVALTSAFLDNVVTILVMTPMIFFIADVLQLNPIPLMMLTLAMDNIGGAGTLIGSPLNLVIGSISGYSFNDFIIRMGPVAILAFIGVLIYYRRRIKLDKELLERIEKLKEMDEKAAVTNWTMMYTSLGVFLVTILLFMLHNVLNVELGIIALLGGTFLIVIFSDGYESVAEHIDWDMLFFFAGLYIMSYALEEIGVTQTIANALLPLKSAPILSMLVIYGLAILTAPILNNVPAALIIAPVIKILVANGFSQSLWWTFAIGANFATNLTPLGAVQNIVAVSMLEKQIHRKFGFVEFVKLMFMPVLVSLAIGFVYNLFV; encoded by the coding sequence ATGCAGCTTGAAAGTGTATTCACACTGTTAATTGTTGTAATAGCGTACGGTTTTATAATTTTTGGTAGAAAGAACAAAGCAGCAATTACTTTTGGTTTAGCCCTGGTAATTGCTGCTTTTAAATTTGTTAAAGGTATAGAATTTGAAAATATAAGTCGTATTGTGGATTTTGACACTTTGAGTTTGCTTACTGGAATGATGATAATTGTAGCCTTCTTAAGCAAATCTGGTTTTTTTGAATTTTTTTCTGTAAAAGTGGTTAAAATAGGTGGAAAGAGATTTTATCTCACCCTCAGTTTTTTAATGGTAATAGTTGCGTTAACATCTGCTTTCCTTGATAATGTGGTAACTATTCTTGTTATGACTCCAATGATATTCTTTATAGCAGATGTTCTTCAACTTAATCCAATACCACTTATGATGCTAACTCTGGCTATGGATAATATAGGTGGTGCCGGGACATTAATTGGGAGTCCATTAAACCTTGTTATTGGTTCTATAAGTGGTTATTCTTTTAATGATTTTATTATCAGAATGGGACCAGTCGCTATTCTTGCATTTATTGGTGTTCTTATATATTATAGAAGACGTATAAAACTTGATAAAGAACTTTTAGAGCGTATCGAAAAGTTAAAAGAAATGGATGAAAAAGCTGCTGTTACCAATTGGACTATGATGTATACATCTCTTGGAGTTTTTTTGGTTACTATCCTGCTGTTTATGTTGCACAACGTTTTAAATGTAGAATTAGGTATTATAGCTTTGCTTGGTGGAACATTTTTAATAGTTATTTTTAGTGATGGTTATGAAAGTGTGGCTGAGCATATTGACTGGGACATGTTATTTTTCTTTGCCGGGTTGTATATAATGTCTTATGCATTAGAAGAGATAGGTGTAACTCAGACAATTGCTAATGCTCTTTTACCTTTAAAATCTGCTCCTATCTTAAGCATGTTGGTAATTTATGGATTAGCGATTTTAACTGCTCCGATTTTGAACAATGTTCCAGCTGCGCTTATTATCGCTCCTGTAATAAAAATACTGGTAGCCAATGGTTTTTCACAAAGTCTCTGGTGGACTTTTGCAATAGGTGCTAATTTTGCGACCAATTTAACACCGCTTGGCGCTGTTCAAAATATAGTGGCTGTTAGTATGCTTGAAAAACAAATACACCGAAAGTTTGGATTTGTTGAGTTTGTAAAATTAATGTTTATGCCTGTGTTAGTTTCTCTTGCCATTGGTTTTGTATATAATCTGTTTGTATAA